A genome region from Streptomyces sp. NBC_01296 includes the following:
- a CDS encoding ATP-binding cassette domain-containing protein, with product MTETVSRAANGKTPASALVKMTDVSKYYGNIRALQGVSLEVHAGEITCVLGDNGAGKSTLIKIIAGLHRHDAGSFEIEGEETALANPRAALDHGIATVYQDLAVVPLMPVWRNFFLGSEPTKGRGPFRRLDVEFMRETTRAELLRMGIDLRDVDQPIGTLSGGERQCVAIARAVHFGAKVLVLDEPTAALGVKQSGVVLKYVAAARDAGLGVVLITHNPHHAYLVGDRFVLLKRGTMAGSHTRDSITLDELTRQMAGGSELDELSHELERVAESGPDHPSGAADPASGTTAP from the coding sequence ATGACCGAGACCGTGTCCCGGGCCGCGAACGGGAAGACTCCCGCGTCGGCGCTCGTGAAGATGACCGACGTCAGCAAGTACTACGGCAACATCCGGGCGCTCCAGGGAGTCTCCCTGGAGGTCCACGCCGGCGAGATCACCTGTGTCCTCGGCGACAACGGCGCCGGCAAGTCCACCCTCATCAAGATCATCGCAGGGCTGCACCGGCACGACGCCGGCAGCTTCGAGATCGAGGGCGAGGAGACGGCGCTCGCCAACCCCCGCGCCGCCCTCGACCACGGCATCGCCACCGTCTACCAGGACCTGGCCGTCGTCCCGCTCATGCCCGTCTGGCGGAACTTCTTCCTCGGCTCCGAGCCCACCAAGGGCCGCGGCCCCTTCCGCCGCCTCGACGTGGAGTTCATGCGCGAGACCACCCGCGCCGAGCTGCTGCGCATGGGCATCGACCTGCGCGACGTCGACCAGCCGATCGGCACCCTGTCCGGCGGTGAGCGGCAGTGCGTGGCCATCGCCCGCGCTGTCCACTTCGGCGCGAAGGTCCTCGTCCTCGACGAGCCCACCGCCGCCCTCGGCGTGAAGCAGTCCGGCGTGGTCCTCAAGTACGTCGCCGCTGCCCGTGACGCGGGTCTCGGCGTGGTCCTCATCACCCACAACCCGCACCACGCCTACCTGGTCGGCGACCGGTTCGTGCTGCTCAAGCGGGGCACGATGGCCGGCAGTCACACCCGCGACTCCATCACCCTGGACGAGCTCACCCGGCAGATGGCGGGCGGCTCCGAGCTCGACGAGCTGAGCCACGAACTGGAGCGGGTGGCAGAATCAGGACCGGACCACCCGTCCGGAGCAGCCGATCCGGCGTCCGGAACCACCGCACCCTGA
- a CDS encoding ABC transporter permease — MSTATAADERLAPTSLVRKLLGRPELGAVVGAAAVFVFFSFAAPSFLQASSLSTILYSASTIGIMACPVALLMIGGEFDLSAGVMVTTSALVSSMFSYQMTANVWVGVGVSLLVTLAIGFFNGFMLTRTKLPSFIITLGTFLMLTGLNLGFTKLISGSVSTKTIADMEGFSSARALFASQWNIGSVTLKVTILWWFALVAVATWILLRTRAGNWIFAVGGGADAARATGVPVVKTRIGLYMGVALCAWISGQHLLFSFDVVQSGEGVGNEFLYIIAAVIGGCLMTGGYGSAIGSAVGAFIFGMTSNGIVYAQWNPDWFKFFLGAMLLLATLLNAWVRKRAGAK; from the coding sequence ATGAGCACGGCAACGGCCGCCGACGAGCGGCTCGCCCCCACCTCCCTGGTCCGCAAGCTGCTCGGCCGCCCCGAGCTGGGCGCGGTCGTCGGCGCGGCCGCCGTGTTCGTCTTCTTCTCCTTCGCCGCGCCCAGCTTCCTGCAGGCCTCCAGCCTGAGCACGATCCTGTACTCGGCCTCCACCATCGGGATCATGGCCTGCCCGGTGGCCCTGCTGATGATCGGCGGCGAGTTCGACCTCTCCGCCGGCGTCATGGTCACCACCTCGGCGCTGGTCAGCTCGATGTTCAGCTACCAGATGACCGCCAACGTGTGGGTCGGCGTCGGCGTGTCCCTGCTGGTCACCCTGGCCATCGGCTTCTTCAACGGGTTCATGCTGACCCGCACCAAACTGCCGAGCTTCATCATCACGCTCGGCACCTTCCTGATGCTGACGGGTCTGAACCTCGGCTTCACGAAGCTGATCAGCGGCTCCGTCTCGACCAAGACCATCGCCGACATGGAGGGCTTCTCCTCCGCCCGCGCGCTCTTCGCCTCGCAGTGGAACATCGGCTCGGTCACCCTCAAGGTGACCATCCTGTGGTGGTTCGCCCTGGTCGCCGTCGCGACCTGGATCCTGCTCCGCACCCGCGCCGGCAACTGGATCTTCGCCGTGGGCGGCGGGGCGGACGCGGCCCGCGCGACCGGCGTACCGGTCGTCAAGACCCGTATCGGCCTCTACATGGGCGTCGCCCTGTGCGCCTGGATCTCCGGGCAGCACCTCCTCTTCTCGTTCGACGTGGTCCAGTCGGGCGAGGGCGTGGGCAACGAGTTCCTCTACATCATCGCGGCCGTCATCGGCGGCTGCCTGATGACCGGCGGCTACGGCTCCGCCATCGGCTCGGCGGTCGGCGCCTTCATCTTCGGCATGACCAGCAACGGCATCGTCTACGCCCAGTGGAACCCGGACTGGTTCAAGTTCTTCCTCGGCGCGATGCTCCTGCTGGCCACGCTGCTCAACGCATGGGTCCGCAAGCGGGCGGGGGCGAAGTGA
- a CDS encoding sugar ABC transporter substrate-binding protein translates to MARVRTGVRVVGAVLATVLGASLVGCSSTGGKRAEDRAKAAQAGRPAVSTPRWTFAMVTHAGDGDTFWDIVQKGAKEAAAKDNINFVYAHDDQAQQQAQFVQNAIDQKVDGIVVSLAKPEALKDVIGKAVKAGIPVITVNSGSAQSAAYGALTHIGQDEEVAGEAVGTELTKRGKKKAVCVLHEQGNVGHEQRCAGAKKTFGGEMENLYVEGTNMPSVQAAVQAKLQADPSVDAIVTLGAPFAPTAIKAKDAAGSKAEVDTFDLNASVARDLKSGALGFAVDQQPYLQGYEAIDLLWLYRYNANVLGGGRPVLTGPQIVTADEAGKLEEYIKRGSR, encoded by the coding sequence GTGGCTAGGGTTCGGACAGGGGTACGGGTCGTGGGCGCCGTGCTCGCGACGGTACTGGGAGCCTCCCTCGTGGGCTGCAGCAGTACGGGCGGCAAGCGTGCCGAGGACCGCGCGAAGGCCGCCCAGGCGGGCCGGCCCGCCGTGTCCACCCCGCGCTGGACCTTCGCGATGGTCACGCACGCGGGCGACGGCGACACCTTCTGGGACATCGTCCAGAAGGGCGCCAAGGAGGCCGCGGCGAAGGACAACATCAACTTCGTCTACGCCCACGACGACCAGGCACAGCAGCAGGCCCAGTTCGTGCAGAACGCCATCGACCAGAAGGTCGACGGGATCGTGGTCAGCCTGGCCAAGCCCGAGGCGCTCAAGGACGTCATCGGCAAGGCGGTCAAGGCCGGCATCCCGGTGATCACGGTCAACTCCGGATCCGCGCAGTCCGCCGCGTACGGCGCCCTCACCCACATCGGCCAGGACGAGGAGGTCGCCGGCGAGGCCGTCGGCACCGAGCTGACCAAGCGCGGCAAGAAGAAGGCCGTCTGCGTCCTGCACGAGCAGGGCAACGTCGGCCACGAGCAGCGCTGCGCCGGGGCGAAGAAGACCTTCGGCGGGGAGATGGAGAACCTGTACGTCGAGGGCACCAACATGCCCTCCGTGCAGGCGGCCGTCCAGGCGAAGCTCCAGGCCGACCCGTCCGTCGACGCGATCGTCACTCTCGGCGCCCCCTTCGCACCGACCGCGATCAAGGCGAAGGACGCGGCGGGCAGCAAGGCCGAGGTCGACACCTTCGACCTCAACGCGTCCGTCGCCCGCGACCTGAAGTCCGGCGCCCTCGGCTTCGCCGTCGACCAGCAGCCCTACCTCCAGGGCTACGAGGCCATCGACCTGCTCTGGCTGTACCGCTACAACGCGAACGTGCTCGGCGGCGGCCGCCCCGTACTCACCGGACCGCAGATCGTGACGGCCGACGAGGCCGGCAAGCTGGAGGAGTACATCAAGCGGGGCAGCCGATGA
- a CDS encoding Gfo/Idh/MocA family protein — MTAADGVLQLGFMRRFDAGCRTARELVRSGALGRLHTVRTMTADPAPPPAAYLATSGGLYRDCMVHDFDMVRWVTGHEVTEVYATGSDAGPAMFREVGDVDTGVALLTLDDGTLATCTGTRCNGAGYDVRMELAGELDQVSSGLDDRTPIASTEPQGPPPASKPWTGFLERFAPAYEAELAAFVRLVRGDGPNPCDGREALAALRIAEACELSRRERRPVRMAELPDL; from the coding sequence GTGACCGCCGCCGACGGGGTGCTCCAGCTGGGCTTCATGCGCCGCTTCGACGCGGGCTGCCGCACCGCGCGCGAGCTGGTGCGCTCCGGAGCCCTGGGCCGGCTGCACACCGTACGGACGATGACCGCCGATCCGGCGCCGCCGCCCGCCGCGTACCTGGCGACGTCCGGAGGCCTGTACCGGGACTGCATGGTGCACGACTTCGACATGGTCCGCTGGGTGACCGGGCACGAGGTGACGGAGGTCTACGCGACCGGCTCCGACGCGGGTCCGGCGATGTTCCGGGAGGTCGGCGACGTGGACACCGGCGTCGCCCTGCTCACCCTGGACGACGGGACGCTGGCCACCTGTACGGGCACCCGGTGCAACGGCGCCGGGTACGACGTGCGGATGGAGCTGGCCGGAGAGCTCGACCAGGTCTCCTCCGGGCTGGACGACCGTACGCCGATCGCCTCGACCGAACCGCAGGGCCCGCCCCCGGCGAGCAAACCGTGGACGGGGTTCCTGGAGCGGTTCGCCCCCGCGTACGAGGCGGAGCTGGCGGCCTTCGTCCGGCTGGTGCGCGGTGACGGCCCCAACCCGTGCGACGGCCGGGAGGCGCTGGCCGCGCTGCGGATCGCGGAGGCCTGCGAGCTGTCGCGCCGGGAGCGGCGCCCGGTCCGGATGGCGGAGCTCCCGGACCTGTAG
- a CDS encoding cytochrome P450 family protein, whose translation MPQPDISVNDADFHADPYSFYARLRAAGPVHQVEVTAAEYAPTFLVVGYEEARHALNHPGLSKNWISSAVLPGVATTPANSNMLEADPPHHTRLRRLVAREFTARRVQAMRPRVQQITDDLLDAMADRPQRTADLIKALAFPLPMTVIGELLGVPDLDRERFSYWSKEVLAPTSVTPSTNAHQKLGDYLAELVEAKSKDPGEDLLSALIRTRDEDGDALSPDELIGMAFLLLIAGHETTVNLISNGTRALLAHPDQLAALRADYDGLLDGAIEEMLRYDGPVQNTTYRYAREDMEIGGTAVPAGATVLVSLAGADRDPVRYEAPDAFDVRRAPQGHLAFGHGLHFCIGAPLARMEGRIAIRGLLERFPDLAEDPAGEAPTYIGGSLIRGVTKLPVRW comes from the coding sequence ATGCCACAACCGGACATCAGCGTGAACGACGCAGACTTCCACGCAGACCCCTACTCCTTCTACGCCCGGCTGCGCGCGGCGGGACCCGTGCACCAAGTCGAGGTCACGGCCGCCGAGTACGCGCCGACCTTCCTGGTCGTCGGCTACGAGGAGGCCCGCCACGCCCTCAACCACCCGGGTCTGTCGAAGAACTGGATCAGCAGCGCAGTCCTGCCGGGCGTCGCGACCACCCCCGCCAACAGCAACATGCTGGAGGCCGACCCGCCGCACCACACCCGGCTGCGCCGCCTGGTCGCCCGCGAGTTCACCGCCCGCCGGGTGCAGGCGATGCGCCCCCGCGTCCAGCAGATCACCGACGATCTGCTCGACGCGATGGCCGATCGCCCGCAGCGCACCGCCGACCTGATCAAGGCCCTGGCCTTCCCGCTGCCCATGACCGTCATCGGCGAACTCCTCGGCGTCCCCGACCTGGACCGCGAGCGCTTCAGCTACTGGTCCAAGGAGGTCCTCGCGCCCACCTCCGTCACCCCGAGCACCAACGCGCACCAGAAGCTCGGCGACTACCTCGCGGAGCTCGTCGAGGCCAAGTCCAAGGACCCCGGCGAGGACTTGCTCAGCGCCCTCATCCGGACCCGCGACGAGGACGGCGACGCACTGTCGCCCGACGAACTCATCGGCATGGCCTTCCTGCTGCTGATCGCCGGCCACGAGACCACCGTCAACCTCATCTCCAACGGCACGCGCGCCCTGCTGGCCCACCCGGACCAGCTGGCCGCCCTGCGCGCCGACTACGACGGCCTGCTCGACGGCGCGATCGAGGAGATGCTCCGCTACGACGGCCCGGTGCAGAACACCACCTACCGCTACGCCCGCGAGGACATGGAGATAGGCGGCACCGCCGTCCCGGCCGGAGCCACCGTCCTCGTCTCGCTGGCCGGCGCGGACCGCGACCCCGTGCGGTACGAGGCCCCCGACGCGTTCGACGTCCGGCGCGCCCCGCAGGGCCACCTCGCCTTCGGGCACGGACTGCACTTCTGCATCGGCGCCCCGCTGGCCCGGATGGAGGGCCGCATCGCGATCCGCGGGCTGCTGGAGCGCTTCCCGGATCTCGCCGAAGACCCGGCCGGGGAGGCGCCGACGTACATCGGGGGCAGCCTGATCCGGGGCGTGACCAAGCTGCCGGTGCGCTGGTAG